From the Salvelinus alpinus chromosome 32, SLU_Salpinus.1, whole genome shotgun sequence genome, one window contains:
- the LOC139562437 gene encoding polymeric immunoglobulin receptor-like isoform X1, translating into MALHRSLLLLIFYRLSAVGYVSVQTGGSITFPCRYDLNHINHVKYWCKGLGWAVCYYVIRTDHPKSSGKTSISDDITQRVFTVTMTDLTSWDYGNYRCVVEINRGPDIRIQWFYLSVTPGTSELYVEQQEVTGVEGGSVTVHCYYSNSGDMKWCRMSGDCVMWYSGTLHGTSVTLKRTSEANNRTVLTVTMSGLKMKNTDWYWCRVGELEMPVHITVSQQTATQRTSKMSSSTQDPTPQQPSASPTAEPVQTDNTSQGAEGNMEDVHQRSVKVLLISLGLLVVLTAGILVTWKMWRKHKDNKAKDQTTNNSVQDPFLEADDVTYSTVIPQHKGQLKGQTKSAEPDDNVVYSSLALQVTTQVSVGVSSVCCTR; encoded by the exons ATGGCTCTTCAtcgctccctcctccttctcatctTCTACAGGCTCTCAGCAG TGGGGTATGTGTCTGTGCAGACAGGAGGCTCCATCACCTTCCCATGTCGCTATGATCTGAATCACATCAACCATGTGAAATACTGGTGTAAAGGATTAGGTTGGGCTGTATGTTATTATGTAATACGTACTGACCATCCTAAGAGCAGTGGTAAGACCTCAATCTCTGATGACATCACCCAGAGAGTCTTCACTGTGACCATGACTGACCTGACGTCATGGGACTATGGGAATTACAGGTGTGTTGTGGAGATCAATAGAGGACCAGATATCAGGATACAATGGTTCTACCTATCTGTCACTCCAG GTACTTCAGAACTCTATGTGGAACAACAGGAAGTGACTGGAGTAGAAGGAGGGAGTGTCACTGTCCATTGTTACTATAGTAACTCTGGAGATATGAAGTGGTGCAGGATGAGTGGTGATTGTGTGATGTGGTATTCTGGGACTTTACATGGAACATCAGTGACATTAAAGCGGACTAGTGAAGCCAACAACAGAACAGTCTTAACAGTGACTATGAGTGGACTGAAGATGAAGAACACTGACTGGTATTGGTGTAGAGTGGGAGAACTAGAGATGCCTGTTCACATCACTGTCAGTCAACAAACTGCAACACAGAGAACCTCTAAGATGTCCTCAT CAACCCAAGATCCAACCCCTCAACAACCCTCTGCCTCTCCAACTGCTGAGCCTGTTCAGACTGACAACACAAGTCAAGGAGCTGAGGGGAACATGGAGGATGTTCACCAGAG GTCTGTGAAAGTCCTACTCATCTCTCTGGGCTTGTTGGTGGTGCTGACAGCTGGTATCCTAGTAACATGGAAGATGTGGAGAAAACATA AGGACAATAAGGCCAAGGACCAGACAACTAACAACTCAGTG CAGGATCCATttcttgaagctgatgatgtcaCATACAGCACTGTTATCCCCCAGCACAAGGGACAACTAAAAGGACAGACCAAG TCAGCAGAACCAGATgataatgtggtctacagctCACTAGCTCTACAGGTGACCACACAGGTCAGTGTTGGTGTCTCCTCTGTCTGTTGTACCAGATGA
- the LOC139562437 gene encoding polymeric immunoglobulin receptor-like isoform X2, with product MALHRSLLLLIFYRLSAVGYVSVQTGGSITFPCRYDLNHINHVKYWCKGLGWAVCYYVIRTDHPKSSGKTSISDDITQRVFTVTMTDLTSWDYGNYRCVVEINRGPDIRIQWFYLSVTPGTSELYVEQQEVTGVEGGSVTVHCYYSNSGDMKWCRMSGDCVMWYSGTLHGTSVTLKRTSEANNRTVLTVTMSGLKMKNTDWYWCRVGELEMPVHITVSQQTATQRTSKMSSSTQDPTPQQPSASPTAEPVQTDNTSQGAEGNMEDVHQRSVKVLLISLGLLVVLTAGILVTWKMWRKHKDNKAKDQTTNNSVQDPFLEADDVTYSTVIPQHKGQLKGQTKSAEPDDNVVYSSLALQVTTQQRAAAQ from the exons ATGGCTCTTCAtcgctccctcctccttctcatctTCTACAGGCTCTCAGCAG TGGGGTATGTGTCTGTGCAGACAGGAGGCTCCATCACCTTCCCATGTCGCTATGATCTGAATCACATCAACCATGTGAAATACTGGTGTAAAGGATTAGGTTGGGCTGTATGTTATTATGTAATACGTACTGACCATCCTAAGAGCAGTGGTAAGACCTCAATCTCTGATGACATCACCCAGAGAGTCTTCACTGTGACCATGACTGACCTGACGTCATGGGACTATGGGAATTACAGGTGTGTTGTGGAGATCAATAGAGGACCAGATATCAGGATACAATGGTTCTACCTATCTGTCACTCCAG GTACTTCAGAACTCTATGTGGAACAACAGGAAGTGACTGGAGTAGAAGGAGGGAGTGTCACTGTCCATTGTTACTATAGTAACTCTGGAGATATGAAGTGGTGCAGGATGAGTGGTGATTGTGTGATGTGGTATTCTGGGACTTTACATGGAACATCAGTGACATTAAAGCGGACTAGTGAAGCCAACAACAGAACAGTCTTAACAGTGACTATGAGTGGACTGAAGATGAAGAACACTGACTGGTATTGGTGTAGAGTGGGAGAACTAGAGATGCCTGTTCACATCACTGTCAGTCAACAAACTGCAACACAGAGAACCTCTAAGATGTCCTCAT CAACCCAAGATCCAACCCCTCAACAACCCTCTGCCTCTCCAACTGCTGAGCCTGTTCAGACTGACAACACAAGTCAAGGAGCTGAGGGGAACATGGAGGATGTTCACCAGAG GTCTGTGAAAGTCCTACTCATCTCTCTGGGCTTGTTGGTGGTGCTGACAGCTGGTATCCTAGTAACATGGAAGATGTGGAGAAAACATA AGGACAATAAGGCCAAGGACCAGACAACTAACAACTCAGTG CAGGATCCATttcttgaagctgatgatgtcaCATACAGCACTGTTATCCCCCAGCACAAGGGACAACTAAAAGGACAGACCAAG TCAGCAGAACCAGATgataatgtggtctacagctCACTAGCTCTACAGGTGACCACACAG cagagggcagcagcACAATAG
- the LOC139562437 gene encoding polymeric immunoglobulin receptor-like isoform X3 — MALHRSLLLLIFYRLSAVGYVSVQTGGSITFPCRYDLNHINHVKYWCKGLGWAVCYYVIRTDHPKSSGKTSISDDITQRVFTVTMTDLTSWDYGNYRCVVEINRGPDIRIQWFYLSVTPGTSELYVEQQEVTGVEGGSVTVHCYYSNSGDMKWCRMSGDCVMWYSGTLHGTSVTLKRTSEANNRTVLTVTMSGLKMKNTDWYWCRVGELEMPVHITVSQQTATQRTSKMSSSTQDPTPQQPSASPTAEPVQTDNTSQGAEGNMEDVHQRSVKVLLISLGLLVVLTAGILVTWKMWRKHKDNKAKDQTTNNSVQDPFLEADDVTYSTVIPQHKGQLKGQTKSAEPDDNVVYSSLALQVTTQRAAAQ, encoded by the exons ATGGCTCTTCAtcgctccctcctccttctcatctTCTACAGGCTCTCAGCAG TGGGGTATGTGTCTGTGCAGACAGGAGGCTCCATCACCTTCCCATGTCGCTATGATCTGAATCACATCAACCATGTGAAATACTGGTGTAAAGGATTAGGTTGGGCTGTATGTTATTATGTAATACGTACTGACCATCCTAAGAGCAGTGGTAAGACCTCAATCTCTGATGACATCACCCAGAGAGTCTTCACTGTGACCATGACTGACCTGACGTCATGGGACTATGGGAATTACAGGTGTGTTGTGGAGATCAATAGAGGACCAGATATCAGGATACAATGGTTCTACCTATCTGTCACTCCAG GTACTTCAGAACTCTATGTGGAACAACAGGAAGTGACTGGAGTAGAAGGAGGGAGTGTCACTGTCCATTGTTACTATAGTAACTCTGGAGATATGAAGTGGTGCAGGATGAGTGGTGATTGTGTGATGTGGTATTCTGGGACTTTACATGGAACATCAGTGACATTAAAGCGGACTAGTGAAGCCAACAACAGAACAGTCTTAACAGTGACTATGAGTGGACTGAAGATGAAGAACACTGACTGGTATTGGTGTAGAGTGGGAGAACTAGAGATGCCTGTTCACATCACTGTCAGTCAACAAACTGCAACACAGAGAACCTCTAAGATGTCCTCAT CAACCCAAGATCCAACCCCTCAACAACCCTCTGCCTCTCCAACTGCTGAGCCTGTTCAGACTGACAACACAAGTCAAGGAGCTGAGGGGAACATGGAGGATGTTCACCAGAG GTCTGTGAAAGTCCTACTCATCTCTCTGGGCTTGTTGGTGGTGCTGACAGCTGGTATCCTAGTAACATGGAAGATGTGGAGAAAACATA AGGACAATAAGGCCAAGGACCAGACAACTAACAACTCAGTG CAGGATCCATttcttgaagctgatgatgtcaCATACAGCACTGTTATCCCCCAGCACAAGGGACAACTAAAAGGACAGACCAAG TCAGCAGAACCAGATgataatgtggtctacagctCACTAGCTCTACAGGTGACCACACAG agggcagcagcACAATAG